The following proteins are encoded in a genomic region of Triticum dicoccoides isolate Atlit2015 ecotype Zavitan chromosome 1B, WEW_v2.0, whole genome shotgun sequence:
- the LOC119335208 gene encoding uncharacterized protein LOC119335208, whose amino-acid sequence MNTRFVNLIVQDLSRRMYSLHRLDPIKYLFYPSTEARKAALAKTEKNKPPMLERLSVLPKPEINFHPMSSLTHSSMNRDSFSLLGKDSIVFSDSFSKTILYNIDLGTVASIPRINSCMVPFGMSLPMIQDNLVDRTEDQSLYVMDLSRDANISSCFEVLRCDNGWGWHTLPAPPFLTHNPSFQRTINRCCYMVVDSSTICISSMDQVIGTYTFDTVSRVWRQVGKWVLPFYGKAEHVPELKLWFGLSECNGSPRLCALDLSAMDAEQPPTLQHTWDYLDLFEDKKTVISENHLVNLGSGMFCIATLLRTILHTFSPDSPCSSGEEIMMDMMDGEFIFLTGVEVERCCNEGQAPFKMIKHKSIYYDLKHCTIKSVL is encoded by the coding sequence ATGAATACTCGGTTTGTGAATTTGATAGTGCAGGACTTGAGCCGTCGCATGTATTCGCTGCATCGCCTGGATCCCATAAAGTACCTCTTCTATCCGTCAACAGAAGCACGAAAAGCAGCACTAGCAAAAACGGAGAAAAACAAACCACCTATGCTAGAGCGCTTGTCGGTTCTGCCTAAGCCGGAAATCAATTTTCATCCCATGTCTAGTTTAACACATAGTAGTATGAACAGGGATTCGTTCTCTCTACTTGGAAAAGACAGTATTGTTTTCAGTGACTCCTTTAGTAAGACGATACTCTACAACATTGACCTGGGAACTGTTGCAAGCATCCCTCGTATCAATTCATGCATGGTTCCTTTTGGCATGAGCCTCCCCATGATCCAAGACAATCTTGTTGACCGGACAGAAGATCAATCTCTCTATGTTATGGACCTGTCACGTGACGCCAACATCAGCAGCTGCTTCGAGGTCCTTAGATGCGACAATGGTTGGGGCTGGCATACTTTGCCGGCGCCGCCATTCCTCACTCACAATCCTTCCTTCCAAAGAACCATCAACAGGTGTTGCTACATGGTGGTCGACAGCTCCACCATCTGCATATCATCTATGGATCAGGTCATAGGCACGTACACCTTCGACACAGTGAGTCGTGTATGGAGACAGGTTGGCAAATGGGTACTACCCTTCTATGGCAAAGCTGAGCATGTCCCTGAGCTCAAACTCTGGTTTGGCCTCTCAGAATGCAATGGCTCTCCCAGGTTATGCGCCCTGGACCTCTCTGCCATGGACGCTGAGCAGCCACCAACACTGCAGCATACTTGGGATTATCTTGATCTGTTTGAGGATAAGAAGACGGTGATATCTGAAAACCATCTGGTTAACTTGGGCTCTGGCATGTTTTGCATTGCCACGCTCCTTAGGACTATTCTGCACACATTTAGCCCAGACTCCCCATGCTCTTCAGGTGAGGAAATTATGATGGATATGATGGATGGGGAGTTTATTTTCTTAACTGGTGTGGAAGTAGAGAGATGCTGCAACGAAGGTCAGGCTCCTTTCAAGATGATCAAGCACAAGTCTATATATTATGACTTGAAACACTGTACCATAAAGTCCGTGCTCTAA